A genomic segment from Hippoglossus stenolepis isolate QCI-W04-F060 chromosome 3, HSTE1.2, whole genome shotgun sequence encodes:
- the rybpb gene encoding RING1 and YY1-binding protein B, translating to MGDKKSPTRPKRQAKQTADDGYWDCSVCTFRNTAEAFKCSICDVRKGTSTRKPRINSQLVAQQVAQQYPMPPPPKKERRERSERTEKERPDGEGERANGEGRPEGERPEGGRPEGEHAIGEGRPECERPEGERANGEGRPESERPESERPESMRPEGDTPEKDKSDMEQPIKDKPDREKDIIPAITKKPNSKKTRPKSDNHQSPPSDKHSIQSGKSATKTNKNSHISRPKLKNIDRSTAQQLAITVGNVTVIITDFKEKTRSSSTSSSTITSSAGSEQQHQSSGSESMDKGSSRASTPKGDLSVGHDESF from the exons ATGGGCGACAAGAAGAGCCCTACCAG gcCAAAAAGACAAGCCAAACAGACCGCAGACGATGGATACTGGGACTGTAGCGTGTGCACCTTCAGGAACACCGCCGAGGCTTTTAAATGCAGCATCTGCGATGTGAGGAAGGGCACATCCACAAG GAAACCCCGGATCAACTCCCAGCTGGTTGCCCAGCAGGTGGCTCAGCAATACCCGATGCCTCCCCCACCCAAGAAGGAGCGAAGGGAGAGGAGCGAGCGCACAGAGAAGGAGCGCCCAGACGGAGAAGGCGAGCGTGCCAATGGCGAGGGGCGTCCGGAGGGCGAGCGTCCAGAGGGCGGGCGTCCGGAGGGCGAGCATGCCATTGGCGAGGGGCGTCCGGAGTGTGAGCGTCCAGAAGGCGAGCGTGCCAATGGCGAGGGGCGCCCGGAGAGCGAGCGTCCGGAGAGCGAGCGTCCAGAGAGCATGAGGCCAGAGGGAGACACCCCTGAGAAGGACAAGAGCGACATGGAACAGCCAATCAAAGACAAACCCGACAGAGAGAAGGACATCATCCCGGCCATTACAAAGAAGCCCAACAGCAAAAAGACCAG accCAAATCAGACAACCACCAGAGCCCACCCAGTGACAAACACAGCATACAGTCTGGAAAATCAGCAACCAAGACCAACAAGAACTCTCACATTTCCAG ACCCAAACTGAAGAACATCGACCGGAGCACCGCCCAGCAGTTGGCCATTACCGTAGGGAATGTGACGGTCATTATAACAGACTTTAAGGAGAAGACCCGCTCCTCCTCCACGTCCTCATCCACCATCACGTCCAGCGCGGGCTCTGAACAGCAGCACCAGAGCTCCGGCTCCGAGAGCATGGACAAGGGCTCGTCACGCGCCTCTACGCCTAAAGGGGATCTCTCTGTGGGGCATGACGAGTCGTTCTGA